The following are from one region of the Rhipicephalus microplus isolate Deutch F79 chromosome 1, USDA_Rmic, whole genome shotgun sequence genome:
- the LOC119178396 gene encoding THAP domain-containing protein 2-like, which yields MGRCCVPGCRGNYDSGPKVRVFAFPKDEARKKSWIKAIPRKDFTPSIHSKVCELHFLEADFITKLSHFDAASGGH from the exons atgggacgttgttgtgttcccgggtgccgcggcaattatgacagtggtcccaaagtgcgtgttttcgcattccccaaggatgaagctcggaagaagtcttggataaaagccattccacgaaaggatttcacaccaagcatacactccaag gtctgtgaactccacttcctcgaggctgacttcatcacaaagctgtcacatttcgacgcaGCGTCGGGTGGACATTGA